TCAAAAGTCTCTCCCATAAATGCCTTGACCGTGTGAATTAAATATTGATAAATGATTTTGATGAATTCGTAAGAAACGGAAGGAGAATATTATGGACAAAAAAGTATCTGTAATCGGCGCTGGAAATGTAGGAGCTACTATTGCCCAGAGACTTGCTGAAAAAGAGTTATGCGATGTGGCGCTTATAGATGTTGTTGAGGGGGTGCCCCAGGGAAAGGCTCTGGATCTTACCGAGGCCGCGCCTATTGAAAAGCATGACGCTCATCTTTCAGGCTCAAACAGTTATGAGGCTTCCGCAGGATCCGATATCATTATTATTACAGCCGGCATACCAAGAAAGCCGGGTATGAGCAGGGACGACCTTATAGGCATCAACGCGGGAATTGTGAAAACCGTTACGCAGCAGGCGGCAAAGTTTTCTCCGGATGCTGTTCTTATTGTTGTAAGCAATCCTCTTGATGCCATGTGCCAGGTTGCGTATGAGGCAAGCGGTTTTCCAAGAAACAGAGTAATGGGCATGGCCGGCGTCCTTGATTCCGCCAGGTTCAGGGCCTTTATCGCAATGGAGCTTGATGTTTCGGTTGAAAATACCCATGCGTTTGTCCTTGGCGGGCATGGCGATACCATGGTTCCGCTTCCAAGGTATTCCACTGTGGCAGGCATACCTATTACGGAGCTGCTTTCCAGGGAAAAGATTGACGCCCTGATTGACAGGACAAGAAAGGGTGGCGCAGAGATAGTAGGACTTCTTAAAACAGGAAGCGCTTATTATGCTCCTGCATCCGCGGCAGTGGAAATGGCTGAATCGATTTTAAAGGACAAGAAAAAGATTCTTCCATGCGCGGCATATCTTGATGGTGAGTATGGGATAAGGGATCTTTTTATCGGCGTGCCGGTTAAACTTGGCGCAAACGGTATAGAGGAGATTATACAAATTAAATTAACCGATGATGAAAACACAGCTCTTCAGAAATCAGCGGATGCCGTCGCAGAACTTAAAGCTTTACTTAAAGAAATAGCCTGATCGGACATTTTCACCACAGAGCACACAGAGATCACAGAGAATTTATATAAAAAAATTATTATTCTACCACGAAGATCACGAAGAATAAAAAACTAATCTTAATGATCTTCGTGCGCTTCATGGAAAAATTTCTCACGCAAAGGCGCTAATAAAAACTACTGGATTCCGGCTTTCGCCGGAATGACAAAAAAATTGTCTCACCACGGAGGCTACGAAGAACGCAGAGAAAAAACCGTTTTTTCTCTGCGCCTTTGCGTGAGACAATAGTAAAATTATTAAAGAGCCGATTTTACAGCCATTGCGACGGCATGACTTATTCCAAGCACAGCGCTGAGTTCTTCAAGCGTTGCTGCCTGGATTTTTTTAATGCTTTTAAAATGCTTAAGCAGAATTTCTTTTCTTTTTTCCCCAACCGAGGGGATGGCATCAAGGGCGGAATGAAGAGAGGCTTTACCTCTACGCTTACGATGAAAAGAAATGGCAAAACGGTGAGCTTCATCCCTGATTCTTTGCAGAAAAAGAAGAAGGTCCCCTTCCCTGCCGAAATTAACCGGGTTAACCCTGCCCTGTAAATATATCTTGTCTGCGATTTCCCCCCTTTTTTTATCCTTTTTGGCTATTCCTATTATTGAAAATTTCCCTTCAAGCTTCAGCTCCTTGATTACTGTTGCGGCAATGCTCAATTGGCCCTTGCCGCCGTCAACAAGCAAAACATCGGGATAAGGCATGGATTCCTCTGCCTTGG
This genomic window from Anaerolineae bacterium contains:
- the mdh gene encoding malate dehydrogenase, translated to MDKKVSVIGAGNVGATIAQRLAEKELCDVALIDVVEGVPQGKALDLTEAAPIEKHDAHLSGSNSYEASAGSDIIIITAGIPRKPGMSRDDLIGINAGIVKTVTQQAAKFSPDAVLIVVSNPLDAMCQVAYEASGFPRNRVMGMAGVLDSARFRAFIAMELDVSVENTHAFVLGGHGDTMVPLPRYSTVAGIPITELLSREKIDALIDRTRKGGAEIVGLLKTGSAYYAPASAAVEMAESILKDKKKILPCAAYLDGEYGIRDLFIGVPVKLGANGIEEIIQIKLTDDENTALQKSADAVAELKALLKEIA